The Lysobacter gummosus sequence CCGGCTGGCACCGGGATGGCGGCAGCCTAACGCCGCGTCAAAGTTAATGCAACACCTGAAGTATTGCGATGTAACTTATTGATTATAAATAACTGTAAATCGCCCCATCGGCTGAGATGCGCTCAGGGCGCCACATCCAGCGCGGCGCGCTTGGCCTGCCGGCGCGCTTCGCGCGGCTGGCTGTAGTCGTTGTTAAAGGTCATCGCTTCCCACGAACCGTAGCTCGGGTTCGGCAGCATCCACCAGCGTTCGCCGAACCAGTCGTGGTACTGGCTCAGCAGCGCGTCGCGGCCTTCGGGCGTGTTCGCCACGACCTGGACGAAATCGCCGATCTGGTCGCCGAACTGCATCAGCACGCGGTACTGCTTGCCCGCCAGCAGGCGCCGGCAATTCTTCTCGCTGCCGTTCTGCTCGCAGCCTTCGACCACCGTGCCCAGGCCGAGGAAGACCGAGTCGTCGGCGACCGGCAGGCCGGCGCTGCGCAGGTTGGCCAAGGTCGCGTCCTTCAGGTGCACGGCGCGGTTGGACAGGTACAGCACGGTGATGCCCTTAGCCTGCGCGGCCTTGGCGAAATCGACCACGCCCGGCAGCGGCTTGGCCTTTTTCTCCGCGACCCAGGCGTCCCAGGTGACCTCGTCGTATTCCTTGCCGTCGCGCACCAGCCGCGCCTGGTAGGGCGAGTTGTCGAGCACGGTTTCGTCCACGTCCATCACCACCGCCGGCTTGAGGCCCTTGGCCGAGTTGCCGCGTTCTTCCGGCACCAGCGCGTCCCAGTTGGGCTGCTTGAGCGCGAGGTCGAGCTTGTCCGCGGCGGCGCGGTAAATGGTTTCGGTGCTGGCGCGGTACTCGACCGAGCGCTGCATCCACAGCACCGCGTTGAGGTTGTCGTCGGCGCCGGTCTTGGCCGCAGCCGGCGCGGCCGCGGGCTTGGCCTCGGCGGCGGGCGGCGCGGCGGCATCGGCAGGCCGGCCCGGCTGGGGTTTGCAGGCGCTCAGCGCGAGCGCGCAAGCAAGGGCGGTCAGAGACAGGGCGCGGATCTGCATGCGCGATGGGTCCGTGGGAAAGGCGGGGAGTGTAGGCCGCGGCGCAAAAGCGTGTCGATTCTCGACCGTTCGTCGGAACCGGTTTGACGCACGCGCCGCCGCGCCGTATATAGCCAATATGTTTTATAACTACTGAGTTATATATGCAGCCCGTCACCCGCCTCGACGCCACCTTCGCCGCCCTCGCCGACCCCACCCGGCGCGCGATCCTGGCCCGGCTCACCTTGGGCGAAGCCTCGGTCAACGAGCTGGCCGAGCCGTTCGCGATGAGCCAGCCGGCCATCTCCAAGCACCTCAAGGTGCTCGAAGGCGCCGGCCTGATCGTCCGCGGCCGCGACGCCCAGCGCCGTCCGTGCCGGCTTCAGGCGCAGGCACTCGGCGACGCCAGCGCCTGGCTGGAGGAATACCGCCGTTTCTGGGAATCCAGCTTCAGCCAGCTCGACACCCTGCTCGAAGAAATGAAACGCGAGCGCGCCGCCGCGGCCAAACCCGCGCCCCGCTCGTCCACCGCCGCCAAGGCATCGGCCCAACCGGCCAAGTCCGCCAAGAGGAAATCCCCGTGAGCACCGACACCCTGAAGATCGTCGCCCAGGGCGACCGCGAAATCGTCATCACCCGCGAGTTCGACGCCCCGCGCGACCTCGTGTTCGAAGCCTGGACCACGCCGGCCCTGCTCAAGCGCTGGTTCGGCGTGTTCGGCGGCTGGTCGCTGGATGTGTGCGACATCGACCTGCGCGCGGGCGGCGATTTCCGCTACCTGTGGGTCAACGCCGAAGGCCGCCTGGAAATCCGCGGCACCTATAACGAAGTCGTCGCGCCCGAGCGCATCGCCGGCGTCGAGCGCTTCGTCGAGCCGTTCGCTTCCGAGGACGCTACCGGCACCACGGTGTTCAGCGAACGCGACGGCCGCACTTACCTGCGCAATACCGTGCGCTATCCCAGCCAGCAGGCGCGCGACGGCGCCCTGCGATCGCCGATGGAACACGGCATGCGCGCGAGCTACAACGCGCTCGACGAACTGTTGGCCACGCAGCGCGCGACCGCGCCTTGACCGCGGCGGGCCGTCCCGGCGTCACGATCGCCGGGACCGATCCGCTCAACCGGTATGCGCGACGATCGCCTCGGTAATCGCCGCCCAATCGGCTGGATGCAGATCGTGTCCGCCGCCTTCCACGCGCAGCAATTTCGCGCCGTTCACCGCTGCTACCAACGCTTCGGCATGGCCGATGGGGAAGATCGGATCCGAGCTGCCGTGGATCGCCAGCACCGGCATTTTCAGTTCGCGCACATGCCGGAACTGAGTGTCGTCGCCGTCCACCAGCACGAAATGATTGGTCGCGCTGGCGAAGTTGCGCGCGCGCGCGATGTCGCCGCGAACGAACTCCCGGGCCGCGGCGGCATCGTGCGGATGCCGGGTCGAGGCGACGGCGGCGACGTCGCGGCTGACGTAATCCAGTGCCGCATCCGGATCGGACCAATTCACCGATTCGCCGGTCTCGCAGTGTTCGGCGTAAGCCGCGTCCATCGGCGGCAGGCCGTCGAGGCCCAGCGGCGAGGTGCCGACCAGGCACAGGCTGAGAACGCGCTCGGGATGCGCCAGCGCCGCGCGCTGAACGACCATTCCGCCCATCGACATGCCGACCAGATGCAGCGCATCGAAACCGTAAGCGTCGGCGATGAGGAATACGTCCTCGGCCAGATCCAGCATGCCGTAGTTCGGCTCGCCGGGCGGGCAGTTCGTGGACAGGCCGGTGTCGCGCTGGTCGTAACGGATCACATAGCGCCCGCTGCGCGCCAGCGCTTCGCACAAGCCCTGCGGCCACCACAGCATCGAGGCCATCATGCCCATCACCAGCAGCACCGGCGGATGCGTGGGATCGCCGAAGGCTTGCGTGTGAAGCTCGACGTGCTCGCTGCTGACAATTCTAAGCGTCATTACCCATTCCTGTGATCGTACAGTCGGGGAATGTCAGCCTCATGCACCGAATAAGCAATAGCTGCGTGCAAGCAACCGTTGATATCGCTCCTTATTTGTCTTTACGCGGCGAATGGGCGATGCATTCGAGCTCGACCTTCGCGCCGAGCGCCAGTCCCGAGGCCGCCAATGCGCTGCGCGCCGGGAACGGCGCGCTGAAATGCTTGCGATAGACCTCGTTGAAGGCCGGCCAGTCGCCGATGTCGGCCAGGAATACCGTGCACTTGACGACATCGCGCATCGACGCGCCGTGGCGTTGCAGCACCTCGCGCACATTGTTCAAGGTCTGCTCGGCCTCGCCGCGGATGCCGCCTTCGGCCAGGGCGTTGTTCTTGCCGGGCACAGTGCCGATCTGGCCCGACAGGAACAACAGATCGCCGCTGCGCACCGCTTCGGAGAACGGCAGCTTGGCCATGTCCGGGTCGGGCGAATTCAGGAACTCGGGCTTGCTCGCCGCGTCGGCGAAGGCGGCATTCGCAAGCAGCAGGCACAGCAGCGGAAGCGATCGGACCAGGCGCATGGCAATCTCCGTCATCGACGATGAAGTGCGGCGATCATCGACCCGCCCCGCTCCGCTGGCAAGGACGCAGCGCCCAGTGCCGGCAGCCGGACGCTCTCAGCCGCGTTCGCGCCGATAACGCCAGAAGTCGCGCGGCTGCCCGTCCACCACGCGCAGGGCGCGCATCAGTTCGACCGGCTGGAAGCCGCTTTTCTCCAGCACGCGCATGCTCGCCGTGTTGCTGTCGAGGGCGTAGGCGTCGATGCGCGCGTAACCGCGCTCGGCGAAGGCCCACTGCGCGACCGCGTCGCAGGCTTCGCTGGCGATGCCCAGGCCCCAATGCGCCGGATGCAGGTTGTAGGCCATCTCGCCGCCGCGCGGCGCGGCCCAGACGGTGTGGAAGCCGACCGTGCCGATCAGTTCATCCAGATCATCGACGATCGCGAACAGCGCGGCGGCATCGCGGTTGAACGGATTGGACGCGGCGATCTGCGGATACAGGACTTGCAGGCCGTCGAGCGCCCAACTGGTGTGCTCGACCGCGCCCGGCATCGACAGATACTCGAACCACGCCGGCGCATCGCTCATCGCGATCGGCCGCAGGTGCAGGCCGACGCGATGCAGCTGCGGCATCATGCCGGCGCGGCGGCGGCCGGCACCGGCGCGATCTGCAGCGAGACCTGCTTGGCGCCGCCTGCCACCCACTGGGTGCCGACTTCGCCGAAGCCGTAGCGCGCGTGGAAACGGCTGGACACTTCGTTGAAGGGCACGATGTAGAACTCGCACGCGATCTGCGCGAAGCCGCGCTCGCGCGCGAACGCGAACAGGTCGTCGTAGAGCAGTCCGCCGAGTTTGCGGCCGCGATGGCTGGCGGCCACGGCGATGCGATCGACGTACAAAAACCGCGGATAGTGCTGGGCGAACCAGACGTAATTGGGGCTGTCGTAGTCGGCGCCTTCGCGGAACGCGAGCAGGAAGGCGACGATTTTCTCGCCGTCGCAGGCGACGCGGTGGTAGACCGATTCGCGATCGAGCGCGGCCAGACGCTGCGCGTCGAGCGGACTCATCAGCGCTTCGGATTCCAGGTTCAGCGCGAGGACCGCCGGATAGTCGGCGGCGGTGACGTTGCGGATGCTCAGGCTCATGCCGGAAGTATGCGCGAATCCGCCGATCGCGGCGGCGTCGCGGCCCGAGCCGCGCGCCGCGGCGCTCAGGTCGGCGTGCCGACCTCGTCCCAATCCTGTTCGTCGAAGCGCAGCAGCCAGTTCAAGGCGTAGTGGCGTTCGTAGACGACGCTCGGATGCAGGCCGATCGGCGGATCGCGCTCATCCAGGCGCGCCTGCCGCACCAGCCAGTGGCGCCGGTACACGGCGTCGAGCGCGTCGAGCAATTCCGCCACCGGCCGCAGCCGCGCGCTCGCGATCGACGCCTCGTCGGCGTGTTCGATCGCCACCCGTGCGATCGCGCCGGCGTCGCAGATCGCGGTCGGCGGCGGCAGCGCCTCGCTCAGGCCCAGCGCCCATTGCAGCAGCGCCGCGCTTTCGTAGCGCCAGCCGTGATTGGCCCAGGTTTCCTCGTCGGGCGCGTCGGTGTCGATGAAGGCGCGCTCGGCCGGGGTCAATGCGGCCACCCCCGGGCCGAGCTTGGCCTGGATGTCGTCCACCGACAGCGGCTGCGAACTCAGCGATTCGGCGCGCACCGCGACCGCGCACAGCGCGAGCATGCGGCGCATGGCTTCTTCCGCCGAACGCAGGCGCACCTCGCCTTCGCCGAGCACCGGCGGCAAGTGCGCGGGCGGCTGCGCGCCGAGCAGCTTGAGTTCGGCCTCGCTGCGCTGCTTGCGTTCGCGCGCGTCGGGCGGATACGGCAGGGTGGCGTCGGCTTCGATCGCGGGCTCGCCGCGGCTGACCAGGACGTTGCCGGCGGCGTCGCGCACGCTGCCATCGGGCAGGAAGCACAGCACGTTGGCGGCCTCGCCCCAGGCGGCGAGCGCGTCGAAATCGCGGTCTTCGACTTCGAAGCTGTAGTGGGTCTGCACGCGCTGCAGGTGGCGCAGCACGCCGAAGGTGCGCGCGTCCATGCCTTCGGTGACGGTGCTCAGCACGTAGCCGACGAAGCCTTGCAGATGCGGCACCAGTTCCGGATCGCTGCGATCGCGCAGGGACGGCGTGGCGCGCAGGAATTCCGGAGGCGGCGGCGAGGCGAGCGTGGAGTAGGCGTTGATCAGCAGGGACATGGCGTTGCGCGGTCGGGGGACGTGGGGCAAGCCTAGCCGATTCGGGCGGCGGGGTCGTGGCGGAAGGGTTGCGGTTTGCGTTGGCTGTTGGGGCAAATCCCCCGGCGCAGAGAGTGGTGTCGCTTGCTTGGGGTTGCGCAGGCGCCAGCCCCCTTTTGCAAAGGGGGCGCATTGTCTTGGGGCGTTGCGATGGTGCTGCGGCGCTGGCCGTTGGGGTAAATCCCCCGGCGCAGAGAGTGGTGTCGCCTGCTTGGGGTTGCGCAGGCGCCAGCCCCCTTTTTCAAAGGGGGCGCATTGTCCAGCTGTTGTGAGGATGCTTCCGGGTGTCGCTGCGAGAACGCTGTTGCTGTTCCCCCCTTTGAAAAAGGGGGGGAGGGGGGATTCGCTTTTGCTCCCCCGCCTTACCCTTCCAACAACGCCTTGATCGCCGCGAACCCCGCCGTGGCCCGCTCATGCTTGCGCGCCGCATCGGCCACCGGGTCGGCGCCGTCGCGCTGCAATTCGGCTGCCGGCAGTTCGTCGATGAAACGGCTCGGCTTGAGCCGGATGCGCTCGCCCCAGCGCTGTGTCTCGCGCGAATGCGACAGATACAGCGCTTCCTTGGCGCGGGTGATGCCCACGTACATCAGCCGCCGCTCTTCGTCCAGGCGGCCTT is a genomic window containing:
- a CDS encoding 5'-nucleotidase, lipoprotein e(P4) family, whose protein sequence is MQIRALSLTALACALALSACKPQPGRPADAAAPPAAEAKPAAAPAAAKTGADDNLNAVLWMQRSVEYRASTETIYRAAADKLDLALKQPNWDALVPEERGNSAKGLKPAVVMDVDETVLDNSPYQARLVRDGKEYDEVTWDAWVAEKKAKPLPGVVDFAKAAQAKGITVLYLSNRAVHLKDATLANLRSAGLPVADDSVFLGLGTVVEGCEQNGSEKNCRRLLAGKQYRVLMQFGDQIGDFVQVVANTPEGRDALLSQYHDWFGERWWMLPNPSYGSWEAMTFNNDYSQPREARRQAKRAALDVAP
- a CDS encoding ArsR/SmtB family transcription factor, whose protein sequence is MQPVTRLDATFAALADPTRRAILARLTLGEASVNELAEPFAMSQPAISKHLKVLEGAGLIVRGRDAQRRPCRLQAQALGDASAWLEEYRRFWESSFSQLDTLLEEMKRERAAAAKPAPRSSTAAKASAQPAKSAKRKSP
- a CDS encoding SRPBCC family protein, with the translated sequence MSTDTLKIVAQGDREIVITREFDAPRDLVFEAWTTPALLKRWFGVFGGWSLDVCDIDLRAGGDFRYLWVNAEGRLEIRGTYNEVVAPERIAGVERFVEPFASEDATGTTVFSERDGRTYLRNTVRYPSQQARDGALRSPMEHGMRASYNALDELLATQRATAP
- a CDS encoding alpha/beta fold hydrolase, which translates into the protein MTLRIVSSEHVELHTQAFGDPTHPPVLLVMGMMASMLWWPQGLCEALARSGRYVIRYDQRDTGLSTNCPPGEPNYGMLDLAEDVFLIADAYGFDALHLVGMSMGGMVVQRAALAHPERVLSLCLVGTSPLGLDGLPPMDAAYAEHCETGESVNWSDPDAALDYVSRDVAAVASTRHPHDAAAAREFVRGDIARARNFASATNHFVLVDGDDTQFRHVRELKMPVLAIHGSSDPIFPIGHAEALVAAVNGAKLLRVEGGGHDLHPADWAAITEAIVAHTG
- a CDS encoding RidA family protein — protein: MRLVRSLPLLCLLLANAAFADAASKPEFLNSPDPDMAKLPFSEAVRSGDLLFLSGQIGTVPGKNNALAEGGIRGEAEQTLNNVREVLQRHGASMRDVVKCTVFLADIGDWPAFNEVYRKHFSAPFPARSALAASGLALGAKVELECIAHSPRKDK
- a CDS encoding GNAT family N-acetyltransferase, with translation MMPQLHRVGLHLRPIAMSDAPAWFEYLSMPGAVEHTSWALDGLQVLYPQIAASNPFNRDAAALFAIVDDLDELIGTVGFHTVWAAPRGGEMAYNLHPAHWGLGIASEACDAVAQWAFAERGYARIDAYALDSNTASMRVLEKSGFQPVELMRALRVVDGQPRDFWRYRRERG
- a CDS encoding GNAT family N-acetyltransferase, with translation MGRGRHADLSAAARGSGRDAAAIGGFAHTSGMSLSIRNVTAADYPAVLALNLESEALMSPLDAQRLAALDRESVYHRVACDGEKIVAFLLAFREGADYDSPNYVWFAQHYPRFLYVDRIAVAASHRGRKLGGLLYDDLFAFARERGFAQIACEFYIVPFNEVSSRFHARYGFGEVGTQWVAGGAKQVSLQIAPVPAAAAPA
- a CDS encoding DUF4272 domain-containing protein; its protein translation is MSLLINAYSTLASPPPPEFLRATPSLRDRSDPELVPHLQGFVGYVLSTVTEGMDARTFGVLRHLQRVQTHYSFEVEDRDFDALAAWGEAANVLCFLPDGSVRDAAGNVLVSRGEPAIEADATLPYPPDARERKQRSEAELKLLGAQPPAHLPPVLGEGEVRLRSAEEAMRRMLALCAVAVRAESLSSQPLSVDDIQAKLGPGVAALTPAERAFIDTDAPDEETWANHGWRYESAALLQWALGLSEALPPPTAICDAGAIARVAIEHADEASIASARLRPVAELLDALDAVYRRHWLVRQARLDERDPPIGLHPSVVYERHYALNWLLRFDEQDWDEVGTPT